The following nucleotide sequence is from Flavobacterium sp. N1736.
CTCCAATAAAATAAACCACAAAGCCAATTATGATACTGGCGATTGGCAAATTCCATAATTCGCTGATATACATTTGTGCTGTTCCTGAAAATTCCTGTTGGGCAGAATGCATTAATTCCGGTGGAATTTTAGCTGTTGGACCAACATTTACTCCAAAAAATGCCGACGCTGCAAACATTAATCCTAAACCGATTATTGCCCAGATTATAAATTGTAATAATCCGGCAAGAGAAGTTCCAACAATTTTACCAATCATTAGCTGAAATGGTTTTACTGATGAAATGATTATTTCGATAATTCGGTTGGTTTTTTCTTCAATTACGCTTCGCATTACCATATTTCCGTAAATGATAATAAACATCATAATTAAATATCCGAATGCGCCGCCAATTCCGATTTTTATTTCGTTTAATCCTTTTAAACTTTCTTCTCCCGAAGCTTTTGCTAAATGAATATTTACTGCTGCATGCGCTTTTTGAATGGCTAATGTATCTAGTTTTGCCTGTTCGAAATTTAGCTTTGTAATTTTATCAGCAATAACATCCTGCGTGTTTTCTATAAAAACAATACTCGGACTATTATTTGAAATAAATTCGACTTTACTTTCTAACTCTTTTAAAGTATTCGTTTTTGGAATAACAATCAGACCGCTAAAATTTTCTTTGGCAATACTGTCTTTTAACGCTTTTGTATCAATTTCCGAAAGGTTCAAATACCTGTATTCGCCATCTTTTTTATTCTGTTTTATAAAATCATCTGCAAACAAACCTGTTTCATCGTGAATGGCGATTCGTTTTGTTTCGGCTTTCATAGAACTTAAATAACCAATAAATCCTGCAATTGCCACAAACAGCAACGGACTCAAAAAAGTCATAACAACAAAAGACTTATTACGAACTTTTGCAATAAATTCTCTTTTTATAATTAATGAAATTATACTCATTTCTTGATTTTAGATTTTTAGATTGTTGACTTTAGATTTTTGATTCTAGGGTTTCACTCTAAAATCTGAAATCTGAACTCTAAACTTTATTTTCAGTTACAGTTTGAATAAAAATATCGTTTACGCTTGGTATTTTTTCTACAAAATGTGTTACTTGCCCGCGTTGTGTCAGGATGTGTAATAACTCATTTGGTGAAGCATTTCCTATCTGGATGTTTAATTTTAAATCATCATTTAATGTTTTAAAATTTGCCTGCGAAACAGTAAATTTCTGAGTGATATCATACATCAAACCTTCTACATTATTTGTCAGGATTCCAACTTCAAAACTATTGGTTTTAAATTGGCGCTTTACATCACTTAGTTTTCCTTCTATTAATTTATTCGATTTATGAATTAAGGCAATATGATCACAAAGTTCTTCAACACTTTCCATTCGGTGTGTCGAGAATATAATTGTTGCTCCTTGTTCTTTCAATGCCAAAATTTCATCCTTAATAACATTTGCATTTACAGGATCAAAACCGGAGAAAGGCTCATCAAAAATCAGCAATTTAGGTTTATGCAGCACGCAAACCACAAACTGAATTTTTTGTGCCATTCCTTTCGAAAGTTCCTGAATTTTCTTGTTCCACCAACCCTGAATTTCCAAGCGATCAAACCAATACTCTAACTGCACTTTTGCTTCGGCTTTAGAAAGTCCTTTCATTTGTGCCAGATACAAACATTGTTCGCCCACTTTCATAGACGTATACAAACCTCTTTCTTCAGGAAGATACCCAATAGTCTGCACATGTTTTGGCTGCAATTTTTCTCCGTCTAAAATTACTTCACCGCTATCTGGCAAAGTAATTTGATTTATGATTCGGATAAGGGAAGTTTTTCCAGCTCCATTTGGACCTAATAGTCCGTAAATACTACCTTTTGGTACATTTAATGAAACTTCGTTAAGCGCTACATAATCACCGTATTGTTTTACGACTTTATGTACTTCGAGTAAGTTGCTCATGCGGTTTTTAGAATTTTCTGCGTCAGTTTGACCATTATGGCTAACAGCCTGTAAAAGTAAATAATTCGAAGCGAAATTGTGTAATAATACACAAAAAACCCATTCTAAATTTGCATTTAAAATGGGTTTTAATTTATTTTATATCTTGAGATTTATTTAAATCTCCTTTTTTAGAAAATCAACATTCGAAATTATTACTTCTTTATCAATTTTTTCAAAATCATCCCAGTCGTCTGTTAAGAGGGGTAATTTTAAAAATTTTGCTGTTGCTAAAATAATTGCATCCGGCAACTTGATTTTCCTTTCTTTATTTCTTCTAATTTCAATTGCCATTTCTGCAATTGTTTTATTTAATTCAACAACTTCAATACTTTTAAAAAGAGCATCAATTAATTGTTTCTCTTTATTATTAGAAAAGTTATAACTATAAACTTCTAAATAAGTAATTATTGAAACATAATACTCATCAAATGAAGTAACAAATTTCTCAACATCAATTAATTGTTTCGAAGCAAAAATGATAACATTAGTATCTAAGACAACTTTATTCCCAATCATCTCTGATTTTTTTTTGCCATAAAACTGGATTATCAATAGATGAAAACATTTCTTCATTCTTCATCTTAATCAAAGTATTACGTAAATTTTCTTTTTTAGAAACTACATTGTCAGCATCTTCAAAAAGCATAATGACACGAACAGATTTATCAATATTTTGATACTCTTTAGGAACTTTTATTTTTCCTTTTTCAATTTTTCCAGAAAACTCAACTGCATTCATAATCTCACTATTAACGATTACTATCAAATATATTAAATTTACTTAGAAAAACTATGAAAACATATCTTTTACTTTTTCAAAAAATGATTTTTCTGATTTTTCAGGACTTGGAACAAAGTGTTCGTCGTTTAAAGCATTTTCAAAAAATTGTTTTTGCTCTTTATTCAACGTTTTAGGAGTCCATACGTTTACGTGAACCAGTAAATCTCCGCTTCCGTAACCGTTGATACTTGGAATACCTTTTCCTTTTAATCTCAAGATTTTTCCTGACTGAATTCCTTCTTCCAGTTTAATACGAACTTTTCCGTTGATGGCTTCGATGTCTTTAGAAACTCCTAAAACTGCTTCAGGGAAACTAATATATAAATCGAAATGAATATTTTCGCCTTCACGTTTTAAAAATTCGTGCTCTAACTCTTCAATGGCAACAATTAAATCACCAGGCACACTATTTCCCGGAGCATCGTTTCCTTTGTTAGAAACTTTAAGCTGCATTCCGTCAACAACTCCCGCAGGAATTTTGATAGAAACAGTTTCATCTTCTAAAACCATTCCTTGTGCATCTGCCTCAGAAGGTCTTTTATCTAAAATTTGTCCGGATCCTCCACAAGTTGGACAAGTTGATGCAGATTGCATTCTTCCCAAAATTGTGTTCGTTACACGCATTACCTGTCCCTGACCATTACAAGTCGAACATGTTTTGTACGTAACTCCTTTTGCCTGAACTTTACGTTTTACTTTTACTTTTTTCTCTACTCCATTTGCAATTTCATCTAAAGTAAGTTTTACTTTAATTCGAAGATTGCTTCCTTTAGCGCGACGAGGACCGCCTCCGCCTCCGCCGAAACCGCCAAATCCTCCACCAAAAATATCACCAAACTGGCTGAAAATGTCATCCATATTCATACCGCCATGACCACCGCCAAATCCGCCAGAACCATCAAAAGCCTGATGTCCGTATTGGTCATATTTTGCTTTTTTGTTAGGATCACTTAAAACTTCATAAGCTTCTGCCGCAAGTTTAAAGTTTTCTTCTGCCTCTTTGTCGCCTGGATTTTTATCCGGGTGATATTTTAAGGCACTTTTTCGGTAAGCTTTCTTTATTTCAGCAGCGTCAGCATTTTTTGAAATGCCTAGTATTTCGTAAAAATCTTTTTTCATAATTAGGTTTAAATTCCAAATCATTAATTCCAAATTCCAATCCTTAAAAATTGGTTTTTAGAATTTTATTTGCATTTTTTAGTTACCGATTACCACTTTAGGGAAACGAATAATTTTGTCTCCTAATTTGTATCCTTTTTCTATAACATCAACAATTTTCCCTTTTAATTTCTCAGAAGGTGCAGGAATTTGGGTAATTGCCTCAGCAAAGTCAGCATTAAAAGCATCACCTGCTCTTACTTCAACCTGCTCTAAACCTTTAGCTACCAAAGTGCTTTTTAGTTTTTCATGAATCAACTCAACTCCTTTTTTCAAATTTTCATCCTCAGATTTGTTGATTTCTACAATCGCTCTGTCAAAATCGTCCAAAACAGGAAGCATTGCTAATAAAACTTCTTGATTTGCGGTTTTAAACAGATCAATACGCTCTTTTGAAGTTCTTTTTTTGTAATTTTCAAATTCGGCAAATAATCTCAAAAACTTATCTTTTTCTTTTGCCAAGTCTTGAGCCAATTGCTCTTCAACACTTAATTCTTCAACAATTAACTGCTCACCGTTGGCATTGTTTTCTAACGTTACATCATCTAATTCCTGATCGAATTCTGTATTTTCCGTAGTCATATTATTTGTATTTTTAAAAATATTCTTAAACTTCATTTTCAATTTCTTTCTGTTGGATTGCAAAAGTACTGCCAAACCTTTTAAAATGTCAAATTGTCACTTTATTAAAAGTTAGCCTTTTAAATAAATATTTCCGCTTTTAAACTTTAGTATAATTTTAAGACTATTACGTTTTAGTTTGTGCTATATTTGGAGTCAAAATTATAATCTAATTATTACCTATCAAAATTGAATTTAAGGGTTAGCCTCGGCTTCATAAATAATTATTAATTCAAGTTTACCTTATATTAAAAAAAGCTTCGCCTATTTCAGACGAAGCTTTTTTTTATGTTCTTTTATTTGATGTGTTTTTTTATTGCACGGGCGGAGGGATTCGAACCCCCATCAACGGTTTTGGAGACCGCTATTCTACCCTTGAACTACGCCCGTAAATCAAGGCCGCAAATTAAATGCTTTTTTTCTTTCCCAGCAATTATTTTACGCAGATTTAAAAAGATTTAAGCTGATTAAATGCTAATAATTCATTAACACAATCATCTCCAGAGCTTTGTGAATTTTGCGGTTAATCGCCACGAATTCGTGAATAGAAAAATCGCCTTTAATCTATAAGTATGTGGCTGAAAAACTTTGATAATTAAATCTTCACGAATTATTTTCAGGCAGATTTAAAAAGATTTAAGCTGATTCATGCAGATAATTTATTACTAAAATTAAATCTGCTCAGATCAATCTGTATGAAACTGAAACTTTTTTATGCCTATGTTTTTTTATTTGAATCATTAAGATATTAAGAGAAATTAAGTCAAACCTTAATCAACTTAATATCTTAATGGTAAAAAATCATCACTTCTTATTGTAATAAAGCATTTTTCAATCCTTCGAAATCAACAGAAATTTGTTCGCCTGAAACTAAATTTTTAAGCGAGTATGAGTTTGAAGCAATTTCCTGATCGCCTGCAATTACCGCAAACGGAATCAGACGTTTATCTGCATATTGAAACTGTTTCCCAACTTTTACATTATCAGGATAAAGCTCTACTTTTATATTATCTTTCCTCAATTTCTGAATCGCCTGCGAAGCGTATAAAGCTTCTGCATCTCCATAATTAATAAACAACGCTTTTGATGTTGCTGCAACAGTTTCGGGAAATAATTGTAATTCTTCCAAAACCAGATAAATTCGGTCTAAACCAAAAGAAATTCCAACGCCGCTCATATTTTTCAAACCAAAAATACCCGTCAAATCGTCGTATCTTCCGCCGCCGCCAATAGAACCCATTGAAACGGTTTTTGGTGCTGCTACTTCAAAAATAGCTCCGGTATAATAATTTAATCCACGTGCCAGCGTTACATCAAGATCTAATGTTGCCGTTGACAATCCTAAAGTTGCCACATTGTCACAAATAAATTTCAATTCCTCAACACCCTTCATTCCTTCTTCTGATTCTTCTAATAACTCAGAAAGCTGTTTTATTTTATCTGTAAATGTTCCTGTAAAACTAAAAAGCGGCTGCACTTTAACCAGTGCTTCTTCGGCAATACCTTTTTCGATCATTTCTTTTTTAACGCCGTCTTCGCCAATTTTATCGAGCTTATCTAAAGCAACTGTAAAATCAATTAATTTATCAGAAGCTCCGATAACTTCGGCAATTCCTGACAATATTTTTCTATTATTGATTTTAATGGTAACGCCTTCTAAACCTAAAGAAGTAAAAACCGTATCATACAATTGCACCAATTCTACTTCCTGCCAAAGCGATTTTGAACCAACAACATCGGCATCACATTGGTAAAATTCTCTGTAACGTCCTCTTTGAGGTCTGTCAGCTCTCCAAACCGGCTGAATTTGATATCTTTTAAAAGGAAATTCAATTTCGTTTTGGTGTTGTACCACATATCTCGCAAACGGAACTGTTAAATCGTAACGCAATGCTTTTTCTGAAATTTTTCCGGTAAATTTATTCAACTCAATTCTTTGATGAAGGTCAATTGTTTCAGCAGAATTAACTTGCAGAGATTCTATAGATTCCGGTAATTCAATTTTATTTTTATTGAAGAAAAAATTACCTGAATTCAGGATTTTAAAAATCAAACGATCGCCTTCTTCTCCATATTTCCCCATTAAGGTATCCGAATTTTCAAACGAAGGTGTTTCTATCGGCTGAAAGCCAAATTTCTCAAAGTTATTTTTTATCGTTTGAATAATATATTGACGTTTTGACACCTCTGCAGGCGAAAAATCTCTTGTTCCTTGTGGTATACTTGGTTTTGAAGCCATCTTTTTTATTTTAGATTTCTGATGTTAGATTTTAGATTTGTTGTAAATCTTAATTAAAATCTTTCCTGGATTATTTTATGTTTAGATTTCTTTATTTCTAAGCGACTGCAAATATCTTATTTTTTAAAATAAATAATGCCTGTTCGAAAACAAACTTGTAACAAAAAACGTATTTTCGTGACAAATTGGTCATGATGCTAAAATTATTTAAAGAAAATATCCGAATTGCTTTTGGTTCTATCAAAACACAATTATTGCGAACCATTCTTACCGTTTTAATTATTGCCATCGGGATTACTGCTTTGGTGGGAATTCTTACCGTTGTAACAGCACTTGAAAATACTGTTTCGACCAATTTTGCATCGATGGGAGCGAATACATTCAACATCAATCAATACGAAAATACGGTTAAAAATCGTGGAGGAAACGAACGTGAAGTTATCAATCCGATTATTTCATATCCTGAAGCTGTCGCTTTTAAAAACAAATACAAATATCCTTTTACTCAAACTTCGCTTTCATTTACTGCAACTACAACTGCCGAAGTTAAATTTTTAGATAAAAAAACAGATCCGGAAATTACTATCGTTGGTGTCGATGAACATTTTATTTCTAATTCTGGTTTAGAAACGACTTTGGGGCGCAGTTTTAACCAATTTGATATTGACAATAATACGTATTCCTGCGTTGTAGGATCTGATTTTGAAAAAGGTTTATTGAAAGATGTAAACCCAATTGACAAAATTATTTCAATTCGCGGGGCTCGTTTTAAAGTGATTGGCGTTTTAAAAGAAAAAGGATCAACTTTTGGACACAGTCAGGATTTACGTGTTCTGATTCCAATTCAGGTCGCGCGTTCTTTATTTACTGCACCAAGCATCAATTATACGATGAGTGTAATGGTTGCCAAAAAAGAACTTTTAGACGAAGCTGTTGATAATGCAACAAGTACTATGCGCCGGGTTCGTAAATTAAGTCCGGTTCGTGATAATAATTTTGGCATTGGCCGAAGCGATGATTTAATCAACAGAATTCTCGGAATTACTAAATATCTGGGTTGGGCTTCGTGGATTATAAGTATCATTACAATTCTGGGATCTTCAATTGCCTTGATGAATATTATGATTGTTTCGGTTACAGAACGTACTCGTGAAATTGGTGTTCGAAAAGCTTTGGGCGCTACAAAAGTGACTATATCTGTTCAGTTTTTTATCGAAACTTTATTAATTGGACAAATTGGCGGTTTGGTCGGAATTGTCTTGGGAATTTTAATCGGTTTTGGTTTTGCAGCCGCAATGAGTTTTGCATTTGTGATTCCGTGGATGGCAATTTTTGCTGCTTTTGCGACAAGTTTTATGGTTGCGATTGTCTCTGGATTGTATCCTGCGATAAAAGCTTCTCAATTAGATCCTATTGAGGCTTTGCGTTATGAGTAGTTTTTTAGTCGCAGTAAACAGTCGCAGTCTCAGTGAGCAGTTCTTAGTCTCAGTTTTGACTGTTCACTGAGACTGTAAACCGTAAACTAAACATTTCCCTTCATCATACGATCATTATCGTAAATATCTTTTCTTAATTCGATATTTTTGAAATTCATTCTTTCTAATAACTCAATCATTTCTTTTCCTAAATACTGGTTGATTTCAAAAAACAATTGTCCGTTTTCTAAAAGACCGCTTTTTGCTAAAACAGCTATTTTTCTATAAAAAACCAAAGCATCGTTATCGTCTACAAAAAGTGCCAAATGTGGTTCGTAATCCAAAACATTCCTTTTTATTTCTTCCTTTTCTAAATTGCGAACATACGGCGGATTGGATACAATAATATCAAAACCACATGTTAGTACATCTGTTTCTAAAATATCCAAATACATAAAAGTAACATCAACATTATTATTGATGGCATTTTTTTTAGCTGTTTCTATTGCTTTTTTTGAAATATCAATTCCATAAACTTCGGCATTTAGAAGATTTTTAGCCAATGAAATTGCAATACAGCCGCTTCCTGTTCCAATATCAAGGATTTTTATTTTTTTAGTCTTATTGTCTTTCTTGTTCTCATTTATAATCCATTCGACTAATTCTTCTGTTTCCGGTCTGGGAATTAAAACATTTTCATTTACTTCGAAATCCATCCCGCAAAAATGTGTTTTTCCCAGTAAATACTGAATTGGAACTTCTTTTTTTAATTGATCCAGAAATGCTGTCCAAATTATTAAATCACTATCAGAAAAGGTTAATTCATGATTAAGCGCCAAATCAATTTGCCTAAGCTTATGCTTGTTTTCTAAAATTAAATAAAAAAAACTCTCTGCTTCGTATGCATCATAAAAGGGAGAAAGTTCTTTGATAAATTGAGTTCTA
It contains:
- a CDS encoding ABC transporter permease, which produces MMLKLFKENIRIAFGSIKTQLLRTILTVLIIAIGITALVGILTVVTALENTVSTNFASMGANTFNINQYENTVKNRGGNEREVINPIISYPEAVAFKNKYKYPFTQTSLSFTATTTAEVKFLDKKTDPEITIVGVDEHFISNSGLETTLGRSFNQFDIDNNTYSCVVGSDFEKGLLKDVNPIDKIISIRGARFKVIGVLKEKGSTFGHSQDLRVLIPIQVARSLFTAPSINYTMSVMVAKKELLDEAVDNATSTMRRVRKLSPVRDNNFGIGRSDDLINRILGITKYLGWASWIISIITILGSSIALMNIMIVSVTERTREIGVRKALGATKVTISVQFFIETLLIGQIGGLVGIVLGILIGFGFAAAMSFAFVIPWMAIFAAFATSFMVAIVSGLYPAIKASQLDPIEALRYE
- a CDS encoding nucleotide exchange factor GrpE, with protein sequence MKFKNIFKNTNNMTTENTEFDQELDDVTLENNANGEQLIVEELSVEEQLAQDLAKEKDKFLRLFAEFENYKKRTSKERIDLFKTANQEVLLAMLPVLDDFDRAIVEINKSEDENLKKGVELIHEKLKSTLVAKGLEQVEVRAGDAFNADFAEAITQIPAPSEKLKGKIVDVIEKGYKLGDKIIRFPKVVIGN
- a CDS encoding ABC transporter ATP-binding protein — protein: MSNLLEVHKVVKQYGDYVALNEVSLNVPKGSIYGLLGPNGAGKTSLIRIINQITLPDSGEVILDGEKLQPKHVQTIGYLPEERGLYTSMKVGEQCLYLAQMKGLSKAEAKVQLEYWFDRLEIQGWWNKKIQELSKGMAQKIQFVVCVLHKPKLLIFDEPFSGFDPVNANVIKDEILALKEQGATIIFSTHRMESVEELCDHIALIHKSNKLIEGKLSDVKRQFKTNSFEVGILTNNVEGLMYDITQKFTVSQANFKTLNDDLKLNIQIGNASPNELLHILTQRGQVTHFVEKIPSVNDIFIQTVTENKV
- a CDS encoding ABC transporter permease, translating into MSIISLIIKREFIAKVRNKSFVVMTFLSPLLFVAIAGFIGYLSSMKAETKRIAIHDETGLFADDFIKQNKKDGEYRYLNLSEIDTKALKDSIAKENFSGLIVIPKTNTLKELESKVEFISNNSPSIVFIENTQDVIADKITKLNFEQAKLDTLAIQKAHAAVNIHLAKASGEESLKGLNEIKIGIGGAFGYLIMMFIIIYGNMVMRSVIEEKTNRIIEIIISSVKPFQLMIGKIVGTSLAGLLQFIIWAIIGLGLMFAASAFFGVNVGPTAKIPPELMHSAQQEFSGTAQMYISELWNLPIASIIIGFVVYFIGGYFLYSSFYAAIGAAVDNQTDSQQFLLPIIMPLILSVYIGFFTVVNDPHGTIAVVFSMIPLTSPIVMLMRIPFGVPWWQIAISVSLLFAAFFLVVWFAAKIYRVGILMYGKKPTWKELYRWLKY
- the hisS gene encoding histidine--tRNA ligase produces the protein MASKPSIPQGTRDFSPAEVSKRQYIIQTIKNNFEKFGFQPIETPSFENSDTLMGKYGEEGDRLIFKILNSGNFFFNKNKIELPESIESLQVNSAETIDLHQRIELNKFTGKISEKALRYDLTVPFARYVVQHQNEIEFPFKRYQIQPVWRADRPQRGRYREFYQCDADVVGSKSLWQEVELVQLYDTVFTSLGLEGVTIKINNRKILSGIAEVIGASDKLIDFTVALDKLDKIGEDGVKKEMIEKGIAEEALVKVQPLFSFTGTFTDKIKQLSELLEESEEGMKGVEELKFICDNVATLGLSTATLDLDVTLARGLNYYTGAIFEVAAPKTVSMGSIGGGGRYDDLTGIFGLKNMSGVGISFGLDRIYLVLEELQLFPETVAATSKALFINYGDAEALYASQAIQKLRKDNIKVELYPDNVKVGKQFQYADKRLIPFAVIAGDQEIASNSYSLKNLVSGEQISVDFEGLKNALLQ
- the dnaJ gene encoding molecular chaperone DnaJ is translated as MKKDFYEILGISKNADAAEIKKAYRKSALKYHPDKNPGDKEAEENFKLAAEAYEVLSDPNKKAKYDQYGHQAFDGSGGFGGGHGGMNMDDIFSQFGDIFGGGFGGFGGGGGGPRRAKGSNLRIKVKLTLDEIANGVEKKVKVKRKVQAKGVTYKTCSTCNGQGQVMRVTNTILGRMQSASTCPTCGGSGQILDKRPSEADAQGMVLEDETVSIKIPAGVVDGMQLKVSNKGNDAPGNSVPGDLIVAIEELEHEFLKREGENIHFDLYISFPEAVLGVSKDIEAINGKVRIKLEEGIQSGKILRLKGKGIPSINGYGSGDLLVHVNVWTPKTLNKEQKQFFENALNDEHFVPSPEKSEKSFFEKVKDMFS
- a CDS encoding type II toxin-antitoxin system VapC family toxin, translated to MIGNKVVLDTNVIIFASKQLIDVEKFVTSFDEYYVSIITYLEVYSYNFSNNKEKQLIDALFKSIEVVELNKTIAEMAIEIRRNKERKIKLPDAIILATAKFLKLPLLTDDWDDFEKIDKEVIISNVDFLKKEI
- the prmC gene encoding peptide chain release factor N(5)-glutamine methyltransferase, with the translated sequence MKIKQYRTQFIKELSPFYDAYEAESFFYLILENKHKLRQIDLALNHELTFSDSDLIIWTAFLDQLKKEVPIQYLLGKTHFCGMDFEVNENVLIPRPETEELVEWIINENKKDNKTKKIKILDIGTGSGCIAISLAKNLLNAEVYGIDISKKAIETAKKNAINNNVDVTFMYLDILETDVLTCGFDIIVSNPPYVRNLEKEEIKRNVLDYEPHLALFVDDNDALVFYRKIAVLAKSGLLENGQLFFEINQYLGKEMIELLERMNFKNIELRKDIYDNDRMMKGNV